Proteins from one Myxococcales bacterium genomic window:
- a CDS encoding HEAT repeat domain-containing protein: MRTHRPTFGAVVSVMALIFVAAPAAAQGKGKTKTETKGAKGKTKVDTDKVKAELESGDAARITAALEQLIKGGEAAAAAAPAVEALLKKGLSSELMLKALDAAGAMKQTSSSSAIAPYVKHRVPGVRHAAAKALIKSKGPEAIKALRAALRSSDAQVRGIAATGLGALGAKDAMTDLFSALAHSVPEAAAAIGQLCEPSDCDKFANLTGKHQFDIMSSGFDQILFRAEKDVAEDQKIKVIGRLRELGTKEASKYLADVKGRWPEGWSKRVKQAIEAAVKATGGGGGEE; this comes from the coding sequence ATGCGCACGCATAGACCAACGTTCGGCGCGGTAGTTTCGGTGATGGCACTGATCTTCGTTGCAGCCCCCGCCGCTGCACAGGGCAAAGGCAAAACGAAGACCGAGACCAAAGGCGCCAAGGGCAAGACCAAGGTCGACACCGACAAGGTCAAAGCCGAGCTCGAGAGCGGTGACGCAGCGCGCATTACCGCCGCGCTCGAGCAGCTGATCAAGGGCGGCGAGGCCGCGGCGGCGGCCGCACCGGCCGTCGAAGCTCTGCTCAAGAAGGGGCTGAGCTCCGAGCTGATGCTCAAGGCGCTCGATGCGGCAGGGGCGATGAAACAGACCTCGTCCAGCAGCGCGATTGCGCCCTACGTGAAACACCGCGTCCCCGGCGTCCGACATGCGGCAGCCAAGGCGCTGATCAAGAGCAAGGGCCCGGAAGCGATCAAGGCGCTTCGGGCGGCGCTCCGCAGCTCCGATGCGCAGGTCCGCGGCATCGCCGCGACCGGGCTCGGCGCGCTCGGCGCAAAGGACGCCATGACCGACCTGTTCAGCGCACTGGCCCACAGTGTGCCCGAGGCCGCGGCGGCCATCGGCCAGCTCTGTGAGCCGTCGGACTGCGACAAGTTCGCCAACCTCACGGGCAAACATCAGTTCGACATCATGTCGAGTGGCTTCGATCAGATCTTGTTCCGCGCAGAGAAGGACGTCGCCGAGGACCAGAAGATCAAGGTCATCGGGCGGCTGCGCGAGCTCGGCACCAAAGAGGCGAGCAAGTACCTGGCAGACGTGAAGGGGCGCTGGCCCGAGGGCTGGAGCAAACGAGTGAAGCAGGCCATCGAAGCCGCCGTGAAGGCGACCGGCGGCGGCGGAGGCGAAGAGTGA
- a CDS encoding PQQ-binding-like beta-propeller repeat protein — protein sequence MKTGTWISFLLLAPLGCSAATTNGTAAFSPNWQNDGGKSIKAVYARVSSAALPAGAAVAVGVTKSGLVGVGLDGSGRWTAAGRPDSQPAIAGDLVVYTTGGQLVALDAKSGKQLWSVPAEGRVLRGAGDDGSVTVASLGQPSGGGSLLLAVGRNGDVQRKLEAQAVEIGVPGVQGGVAFVPWSSQYVSAVDISSGDEIGRLLLREQVSQTKTFDGKLHFGERSLVRFDENIGAAGTNAANAVKLPERELPGKPVWFTNGAQVTPATGAAREKIRLFAHPSVVDGKLGVAGGRYVATYFRVVMGLDAADGALRWVKTTGQDVLGGDAAAGGFVFCDAGGKVDLVDSNGGDAGQADLGGPVSGCVVQAGAFAIRAGKPLGPLSDQLAKAIEVRDNEMATAMRFLLRELGAMQEPQITKVLVDLASNPRTPALLLEDARLLLASRRNGSEYMLASLEQHYDFLSDVLRSPPVGPLADALAAMNESKAAGPLARHLNDAANSPNDIERAARALSKLATAEQLGDLKTFFALYRATADEKAIVNAVLSVANALLRVGGEDGKRAVADAANDPLTHPDVRAGLASLTPAKASPTPVTPEKAPAPADKSATPTKAEKKG from the coding sequence ATGAAGACCGGAACCTGGATCTCGTTCTTGTTGCTGGCACCGCTCGGTTGCTCCGCGGCAACCACCAACGGCACGGCGGCGTTTTCGCCGAACTGGCAGAACGACGGCGGCAAATCCATCAAAGCGGTGTACGCACGCGTCTCGTCGGCAGCGCTGCCCGCGGGGGCTGCGGTTGCCGTCGGTGTGACCAAGAGTGGTCTGGTCGGCGTGGGCCTGGACGGCTCCGGCCGCTGGACGGCGGCCGGGCGTCCCGACAGCCAGCCCGCCATCGCCGGTGATCTGGTGGTCTACACCACCGGCGGGCAGCTGGTTGCGCTCGACGCGAAGAGCGGCAAACAACTCTGGTCGGTCCCGGCAGAGGGTCGCGTGCTGCGCGGCGCAGGCGACGACGGCTCCGTCACGGTGGCCTCTCTGGGCCAGCCCTCGGGCGGAGGCAGCCTGCTCCTGGCGGTCGGGCGCAACGGCGACGTGCAACGCAAGCTCGAGGCACAGGCCGTCGAGATCGGTGTGCCCGGTGTTCAAGGCGGCGTTGCGTTCGTGCCGTGGTCCAGCCAGTACGTGTCGGCAGTCGACATCAGCTCGGGCGACGAGATCGGGCGCCTGCTCCTGCGCGAGCAGGTCAGCCAGACCAAGACCTTCGACGGCAAGCTGCACTTCGGCGAGCGCAGCCTCGTGCGCTTCGACGAGAACATCGGCGCCGCCGGCACCAACGCAGCAAACGCGGTCAAGCTGCCGGAGCGTGAGCTGCCGGGCAAACCCGTTTGGTTCACCAACGGCGCGCAGGTGACACCCGCGACCGGCGCAGCGCGGGAGAAGATCCGGCTCTTCGCACACCCGTCCGTCGTGGATGGCAAGCTCGGGGTCGCGGGCGGACGTTACGTCGCCACCTACTTCCGCGTGGTCATGGGCCTCGACGCGGCCGACGGCGCCCTGCGCTGGGTCAAGACCACCGGACAGGACGTGCTGGGCGGCGACGCCGCGGCCGGCGGCTTCGTGTTCTGTGACGCAGGCGGCAAGGTCGATCTCGTCGACTCGAACGGCGGTGACGCAGGGCAGGCAGATCTGGGCGGCCCCGTCAGCGGTTGTGTGGTTCAGGCTGGCGCCTTCGCCATTCGGGCGGGCAAGCCGCTCGGACCCTTGTCGGACCAGCTCGCAAAGGCCATCGAGGTTCGGGACAACGAGATGGCGACCGCCATGCGTTTTCTGCTGCGTGAGCTCGGCGCCATGCAAGAGCCGCAGATCACCAAGGTCCTGGTCGACCTCGCGAGCAACCCCCGCACACCCGCGCTGTTGCTCGAAGACGCGCGTCTGCTGCTCGCGTCACGCCGCAACGGCTCGGAGTACATGCTCGCATCACTCGAGCAGCACTACGACTTCCTGAGTGACGTGCTGCGTTCGCCCCCGGTCGGCCCGCTCGCCGACGCGCTCGCAGCCATGAACGAGAGCAAGGCCGCCGGCCCCCTCGCCCGTCACCTGAACGATGCGGCGAACAGCCCCAACGACATCGAGCGCGCTGCCCGCGCGCTCAGCAAGCTGGCCACGGCGGAGCAACTCGGTGATCTGAAGACCTTCTTTGCGCTCTACCGCGCGACCGCGGATGAAAAGGCGATCGTGAACGCGGTGCTGTCGGTGGCGAACGCCCTCTTGCGGGTGGGGGGTGAGGACGGCAAACGCGCGGTGGCGGACGCAGCAAACGATCCGCTGACCCACCCCGACGTGCGGGCGGGTCTTGCGAGCCTCACTCCAGCCAAAGCTTCACCCACGCCCGTGACGCCGGAAAAAGCGCCAGCACCTGCGGACAAGAGCGCTACCCCCACGAAGGCCGAGAAAAAGGGCTGA
- the eno gene encoding phosphopyruvate hydratase has translation MPEILSVVAREILDSRGNPTVEAEVETSSGFGRGAVPSGASTGEHEALELRDGDKKRYLAKGVQTAVNNVNDVLGPALTGLSAFDQPGIDQIMLELDGTPNKGKLGANAILAVSMAVARAGADTVGLPLWRYLGGVQARVLPTPLMNILNGGTHADNGLEVQEFMIVPLGLPSFAEALRAGAEIFHALKANLKKDGLTTAVGDEGGFAPRLESNEAALQRIMSAIEAAGYKPGEQIGLALDAAASEFFADGKYTWDKKGHSPAELVGVYEKLCEKYPIVSIEDGLAEDDWDGWKLLSDKLGKKVQLVGDDLFVTNKVRLAQGIQKKIANSILIKLNQIGSLTETLDTIRLATTAGYTSVISHRSGETEDAFIADLAVATNAGQIKTGSLSRSDRIAKYNQLLRISEELGDGQVYSGRTPFTRAG, from the coding sequence ATGCCGGAAATCCTGAGTGTCGTCGCGCGCGAAATCCTCGACTCGCGCGGGAACCCGACGGTCGAAGCCGAGGTCGAAACTTCCAGCGGCTTTGGTCGCGGCGCCGTCCCGAGCGGTGCGTCGACGGGTGAGCACGAGGCCCTCGAGCTGCGCGACGGTGACAAGAAGCGTTATCTCGCCAAGGGCGTTCAGACCGCCGTCAACAATGTCAACGACGTGCTCGGTCCGGCGCTGACGGGCCTGTCGGCCTTCGACCAACCGGGCATCGATCAGATCATGCTCGAGCTCGACGGCACTCCGAACAAAGGCAAGCTCGGCGCCAACGCCATCCTCGCCGTGAGCATGGCCGTGGCGCGCGCCGGCGCCGACACCGTGGGCCTCCCCCTCTGGCGCTACCTCGGCGGCGTACAGGCGCGCGTGTTGCCGACTCCGCTGATGAACATCCTGAACGGCGGCACCCACGCCGACAACGGCCTCGAGGTGCAGGAGTTCATGATCGTCCCCCTCGGGCTGCCGAGCTTCGCCGAGGCGCTGCGGGCCGGCGCCGAGATCTTCCACGCCCTCAAGGCCAACCTGAAGAAGGACGGGCTGACGACTGCGGTCGGCGACGAAGGGGGTTTTGCGCCGCGGCTCGAGAGCAACGAAGCGGCGCTCCAGCGCATCATGAGCGCCATCGAAGCGGCGGGCTACAAACCCGGCGAGCAGATCGGCCTCGCCCTCGACGCGGCCGCCAGTGAGTTCTTCGCCGACGGCAAGTACACCTGGGACAAGAAGGGCCACTCGCCCGCCGAGCTCGTCGGCGTCTACGAGAAGCTGTGCGAGAAATATCCGATCGTGAGCATCGAGGACGGCCTGGCGGAGGACGACTGGGACGGCTGGAAGCTGCTCAGCGACAAGCTCGGCAAGAAGGTGCAGCTCGTCGGCGACGATCTGTTCGTGACCAACAAGGTGCGGCTCGCTCAGGGCATCCAGAAGAAGATCGCGAACTCGATCTTGATCAAGCTGAACCAGATCGGCTCGCTGACCGAGACCCTCGACACGATTCGCTTGGCCACGACCGCGGGTTACACCTCGGTGATCTCCCACCGCTCGGGTGAGACGGAGGATGCGTTCATCGCCGATCTCGCCGTGGCGACCAACGCCGGGCAGATCAAGACCGGCAGCCTCAGCCGCAGCGATCGCATCGCGAAGTACAACCAGCTCTTGCGCATCTCCGAGGAGCTGGGCGACGGCCAGGTGTACTCGGGACGCACGCCGTTCACGCGGGCGGGCTGA
- a CDS encoding NUDIX domain-containing protein: MADIDPLPEITLELSEDLSPPDPGGFLRLVRRRYRARYPDGTLSEPFVYDIVERRAIDAVVIVAHYVARGELCVYLRSAVRPPLLSRDASRSPVPELDRGPGLWELPAGLVEVDEQTPEGVRRCASRELEEELGFVQPPDLLRELGPSTYPAPGIIGERHFYFEVEVNPKIRAAPACDGSPLEHGGLVRGLGLSDALALCASGRIEDAKTELGLRRLAERFA, translated from the coding sequence ATGGCCGACATCGACCCGCTACCCGAGATCACGCTCGAGCTTTCGGAGGACCTGTCACCGCCAGATCCTGGGGGATTCCTGCGCCTTGTGCGCCGTCGCTACCGCGCGCGTTACCCGGACGGAACACTCAGTGAACCCTTCGTTTACGACATCGTCGAACGTCGTGCCATCGACGCCGTGGTGATCGTTGCCCACTACGTGGCGCGCGGGGAGCTGTGTGTGTACCTCCGGAGCGCGGTCCGCCCGCCGCTGTTGTCGAGGGATGCGAGTCGCTCGCCGGTGCCGGAGCTCGATCGCGGCCCGGGCTTGTGGGAGCTGCCCGCAGGTCTGGTCGAGGTAGACGAACAGACGCCGGAAGGGGTGCGCCGGTGCGCTTCGCGCGAGCTGGAAGAGGAGCTCGGTTTCGTGCAGCCGCCGGATCTGCTGCGCGAGCTCGGACCCAGCACCTATCCGGCGCCGGGCATCATCGGTGAGCGCCACTTCTATTTCGAGGTCGAGGTCAATCCCAAGATCCGCGCCGCCCCGGCCTGCGACGGCTCGCCGCTGGAGCACGGCGGACTGGTGCGCGGTTTGGGTCTCAGCGATGCGCTCGCGCTGTGTGCCAGTGGGCGCATCGAGGACGCCAAGACCGAGCTCGGCCTGCGGCGTTTGGCGGAGCGCTTTGCATGA
- a CDS encoding VWA domain-containing protein, whose amino-acid sequence MSLVKAGFVLGFASLAAALPVGCSDDGSLPGATFDGGSGGGGGFGGVATGPCDTGDSRKCGIELAKHGDIVSCYVGTQTCSAGTWGECGEGSEVMKSISAPPGVGPASSPMNSLSGCPNNPCDPYCQNSNNDAGANADGGGQPIYTWQGGNIGSVPPGLVNKGIVQPCSGGLDCQFNMYCWHPSTTAACSHSKCETGGKLGWDCDPCVKEICKTSPSCCTYPETVATGGSCSHSLCSTGTKLAKGCDLAGEDCVTQICNSAGLAGCCQGNGIKWTAACVAAVSSVCGMSCPLSPAGTWTAACVNKVDSVCDAVCGTGSPPPEEGKCKEWIPGETDPNCAGVDLAVDVPCSGNIPVCNHGQAAAPAGIRLIHYPANSGGIPTCTPDQTHPQMYECFTTQPIPPGQCTTALQYWDGSAWVAGCDKLVGNREIMINPQVQTGKPTPVGYAGYVNECSCKDNWSIYSGGSCGLPTCGSDSQTAQFKKPNFLVMMDRTQSMLNSGIWAPAVAGLTGYFSAAGSAGVGIALEFFAVTNGGVFGDGCAPGNCNAVPCSNPMVPLGLLPGNAGGFAATLITALANGNPAGAGGSGYGTRIYPALDGALQWATAKLNTTPTERFDVILMTDGDPTDCNTSQANNAALAAAAYSAKGIKTYVIALPGSSLGFLNAIAAAGGTTSAINTTAGNMSNDMQAALNAITQGALSCQFAVPAINLYDPNDVTMTYTPSVGASVGLTKRANLAACNGNVNDGWYFDNNAAPTMIKLCAKSCTTAGNDSGSKVDVILGCPKSAGSAVQTIPYQSQCPAGTKPQWNFFAYDSTTPNTSTIDFRVRAADTQAGLASATWKPIATAQSTPTDTQVCALSPPAGSCPKDLFATLGNPDQKRAWLELEVTLTAGGGGSPVLNSFNATYSCPPSE is encoded by the coding sequence ATGTCTCTCGTCAAGGCGGGTTTCGTACTTGGCTTTGCGAGCTTGGCCGCGGCCCTGCCGGTGGGTTGTTCCGACGACGGCTCGCTGCCCGGTGCCACCTTCGACGGCGGCAGCGGCGGCGGCGGCGGCTTTGGAGGAGTGGCCACCGGACCGTGCGACACGGGTGACTCCCGCAAGTGCGGCATCGAGCTGGCCAAACATGGCGACATCGTCAGCTGCTACGTCGGCACGCAGACGTGCTCGGCGGGCACCTGGGGTGAGTGCGGCGAGGGTAGCGAGGTGATGAAGAGCATCTCCGCGCCGCCCGGCGTCGGTCCGGCCTCGAGCCCGATGAACTCCCTCAGCGGCTGCCCCAATAACCCGTGTGACCCGTACTGCCAGAACTCGAACAACGACGCGGGCGCCAACGCCGATGGCGGCGGCCAGCCGATCTACACCTGGCAGGGAGGCAATATCGGCAGTGTCCCGCCTGGCCTCGTGAACAAGGGCATCGTGCAACCGTGCAGCGGCGGCCTCGATTGCCAGTTCAACATGTACTGCTGGCACCCGAGCACGACCGCCGCGTGCAGTCACAGCAAGTGTGAAACCGGCGGCAAGCTGGGCTGGGACTGTGACCCCTGCGTCAAGGAGATCTGCAAGACCAGCCCCAGCTGTTGCACGTATCCCGAAACGGTCGCCACAGGCGGCAGTTGTTCACACAGCTTGTGCAGCACGGGCACCAAGCTAGCCAAGGGCTGTGACTTGGCGGGCGAGGACTGCGTCACGCAAATCTGCAACTCCGCGGGTCTCGCCGGCTGCTGCCAGGGCAACGGCATCAAGTGGACCGCCGCCTGTGTCGCTGCGGTGAGCAGCGTGTGCGGCATGAGCTGCCCGCTGAGTCCGGCGGGCACTTGGACCGCGGCGTGCGTGAACAAGGTCGACAGCGTGTGTGACGCCGTCTGCGGCACCGGCTCACCGCCCCCTGAAGAGGGCAAGTGCAAGGAGTGGATCCCGGGTGAGACGGATCCAAACTGCGCCGGAGTCGACCTCGCGGTCGACGTGCCCTGCTCGGGCAACATCCCGGTGTGCAACCACGGTCAGGCCGCCGCTCCCGCCGGGATCCGTCTGATCCACTATCCGGCCAACTCGGGCGGTATTCCGACCTGCACCCCGGACCAAACGCACCCCCAGATGTACGAGTGCTTCACGACGCAACCGATCCCGCCCGGCCAGTGCACGACCGCGCTGCAGTACTGGGACGGCTCGGCGTGGGTCGCGGGCTGTGACAAGCTGGTCGGCAACCGCGAGATCATGATCAACCCGCAGGTGCAGACTGGCAAGCCGACGCCTGTCGGCTACGCCGGCTACGTCAACGAGTGCAGCTGCAAGGACAACTGGAGCATCTATTCCGGAGGGAGCTGTGGCCTCCCCACCTGCGGCTCGGACTCCCAGACCGCGCAGTTCAAGAAGCCCAACTTCCTCGTGATGATGGACCGCACGCAGTCCATGCTGAACTCCGGCATCTGGGCCCCCGCGGTCGCCGGTTTGACTGGCTACTTCAGCGCGGCGGGCAGCGCGGGTGTCGGCATCGCGCTCGAGTTCTTTGCGGTGACGAACGGCGGCGTGTTCGGCGACGGTTGTGCCCCCGGCAACTGCAACGCAGTGCCGTGCTCGAACCCCATGGTCCCGCTCGGACTCCTACCAGGGAACGCGGGCGGTTTCGCCGCCACCCTCATCACCGCCCTGGCCAACGGCAATCCCGCCGGGGCCGGCGGCTCGGGCTACGGAACCCGGATCTATCCCGCGCTCGACGGCGCCTTGCAGTGGGCGACGGCCAAGCTCAACACGACGCCCACCGAGCGCTTCGACGTCATCCTGATGACGGACGGTGATCCCACCGACTGCAATACGAGCCAGGCGAACAACGCTGCGCTGGCCGCAGCCGCGTACAGCGCCAAGGGCATCAAGACCTACGTGATCGCGCTGCCCGGCTCGAGCCTCGGGTTCCTGAACGCCATCGCCGCTGCCGGCGGCACCACTTCGGCCATCAACACCACCGCCGGCAACATGTCCAACGACATGCAGGCCGCGCTGAACGCCATCACACAGGGCGCGCTGTCCTGTCAGTTCGCGGTGCCTGCCATCAACTTGTACGACCCGAACGACGTGACGATGACCTACACGCCTAGTGTCGGCGCGTCCGTTGGGCTGACCAAGCGCGCCAACCTCGCGGCCTGCAACGGCAACGTCAACGACGGCTGGTACTTCGACAACAACGCAGCACCGACCATGATCAAGCTCTGCGCCAAGAGCTGCACCACGGCGGGCAACGACAGCGGGTCGAAGGTCGACGTCATCCTGGGCTGCCCGAAGAGCGCCGGCAGCGCCGTCCAGACCATTCCTTACCAGTCCCAGTGTCCGGCCGGCACGAAACCTCAGTGGAACTTCTTCGCGTACGACTCCACCACGCCGAACACCTCTACGATCGACTTCCGCGTCCGAGCTGCGGACACGCAGGCGGGTCTGGCTTCGGCAACGTGGAAGCCGATTGCGACCGCTCAGTCGACGCCGACCGACACCCAGGTCTGCGCGCTCAGCCCGCCGGCAGGCAGCTGCCCGAAGGACCTGTTCGCAACTCTGGGCAACCCCGACCAGAAGCGGGCCTGGCTCGAGCTCGAGGTCACCCTCACGGCGGGCGGTGGTGGATCGCCGGTGCTCAACAGCTTCAACGCGACGTACTCGTGCCCGCCCTCGGAGTAA
- a CDS encoding alpha/beta hydrolase — protein MDRTKRRAVASYGWVAVIGFVALACGGSTNDKKASTGGSGGAGGASTGGAAGAALGGAAGSGGSAGTASGGAAGAATGGAGGVADPTTAGPNTTSTFDGTADVAATQHKVPMHCFLPLGSSSATAPVVLIAHGFQLPAAQYNGYAERLATHGIIACTVDFPASFSADHAANAKDVQGALDWVLVQSATTGSPLQGKVDINQIGVMGHSLGGKVSVIAAKEDVRFKAVLGLDPVDSALLCDPVKCPDASNLLPLSIPTIFLGETLDSTAGVGGQACAPAADNYQTFYAKAGSPSVEVTLNGANHMSFIDDVASCGITCNFCKPATMKATDALSISRAYTVSFFARHLRGLTGYDAWLTGNLAKQGWVDAGLISVASK, from the coding sequence GTGGACCGCACCAAACGCCGCGCTGTCGCGAGCTACGGCTGGGTGGCTGTCATTGGTTTCGTCGCGCTCGCGTGCGGGGGCTCGACCAACGACAAGAAGGCCTCGACGGGCGGCAGCGGCGGTGCGGGAGGAGCATCGACCGGCGGCGCCGCCGGGGCGGCGCTCGGAGGCGCGGCGGGCAGCGGGGGCAGCGCCGGCACCGCGAGCGGCGGAGCGGCCGGCGCGGCGACCGGTGGCGCCGGCGGCGTTGCGGATCCAACGACCGCAGGTCCGAACACCACCTCGACCTTCGACGGCACCGCCGACGTCGCTGCCACGCAACACAAGGTCCCGATGCACTGTTTCCTGCCACTGGGATCCTCGTCGGCGACCGCGCCGGTGGTGTTGATCGCGCACGGCTTTCAGCTGCCTGCAGCTCAGTACAACGGCTACGCCGAGCGGCTCGCGACCCACGGCATCATCGCTTGCACGGTGGATTTCCCGGCCAGCTTTTCGGCCGACCACGCCGCGAACGCCAAGGACGTGCAGGGCGCGCTCGATTGGGTGCTCGTCCAGTCCGCAACGACTGGCAGCCCGCTTCAGGGCAAGGTCGACATCAACCAGATCGGCGTCATGGGCCACTCCCTCGGCGGCAAGGTGAGTGTCATCGCAGCCAAGGAGGACGTGCGCTTCAAGGCCGTGCTCGGGCTCGATCCCGTGGATTCGGCGCTGCTCTGTGATCCGGTCAAGTGCCCGGACGCCTCCAACCTGCTGCCGCTATCCATTCCGACGATCTTTCTCGGTGAGACGCTGGATTCGACGGCAGGCGTTGGTGGCCAGGCCTGCGCGCCGGCCGCCGACAATTATCAGACCTTCTACGCCAAGGCCGGCTCCCCCAGCGTCGAGGTGACGCTGAACGGCGCCAACCACATGAGCTTCATCGACGACGTCGCGAGCTGCGGGATCACCTGCAACTTCTGCAAGCCGGCGACCATGAAAGCGACGGATGCGTTGAGCATCTCGCGCGCTTACACGGTGAGCTTTTTCGCCCGCCACCTGCGTGGTCTCACGGGGTACGACGCCTGGCTCACGGGCAACCTGGCGAAGCAGGGCTGGGTGGACGCGGGGCTGATCAGCGTCGCGTCGAAATAG
- a CDS encoding NAD(+)/NADH kinase: MNGARVIVVVKRSSYARFVEDEGDPRAKLLLKKKDPSVARWRESHREHTLTVEAVLDALAKLGARSLVLRRAHAAFDAADAALVVAIGGDGTLLAASHNVGSTPILGVNSAPGFSVGFFCGAERKDVQRALGDALDGRMESLTLTRMSVSVNGRERSRRVLNDALYCHTSPAATSRYLLSHKGRREAHKSSGFWLGPAAGSTAAQRSAGGRVLPLGSKKLQVVVREPYAPPGTRYRLLRFEVGPNEKLEAQSMMQEACMFLDGPYRCISVSLGDVATFRVSPEPLQVLGLGRHVHTRRRQLAR; the protein is encoded by the coding sequence ATGAACGGAGCGCGGGTCATCGTGGTGGTGAAGCGCTCGAGCTACGCGCGCTTCGTCGAGGACGAGGGTGACCCACGAGCGAAGCTGCTCTTGAAAAAGAAGGACCCGAGCGTCGCGCGCTGGCGAGAGTCCCATCGAGAGCACACGCTCACGGTCGAGGCGGTGCTCGATGCGCTGGCCAAACTCGGCGCGCGTTCCCTGGTCTTGCGCCGGGCACACGCGGCCTTCGACGCCGCCGACGCCGCGCTCGTGGTCGCCATCGGCGGCGACGGCACCCTGCTCGCTGCCTCGCACAATGTAGGCAGCACACCCATCTTGGGCGTGAACAGCGCACCTGGCTTCAGCGTCGGGTTCTTCTGTGGCGCCGAGCGCAAGGATGTTCAGCGGGCGCTCGGCGACGCACTCGACGGACGCATGGAGTCATTGACCCTGACGCGCATGAGCGTGAGCGTGAACGGGCGCGAGCGATCACGTCGTGTGCTGAACGACGCGCTCTATTGCCACACCTCACCCGCCGCGACCTCGCGCTACCTGCTGAGCCACAAAGGGCGGCGCGAAGCCCATAAATCCAGCGGTTTTTGGCTGGGTCCTGCCGCGGGCTCCACCGCCGCGCAGCGCTCCGCCGGCGGCCGTGTGCTCCCCCTCGGGTCGAAGAAACTGCAGGTCGTCGTGCGCGAGCCCTACGCTCCGCCGGGCACGCGTTACCGACTCTTGCGCTTCGAGGTCGGCCCCAACGAGAAGCTCGAGGCGCAGAGCATGATGCAGGAGGCCTGTATGTTTCTAGACGGGCCGTACCGCTGCATCAGTGTGAGCCTGGGTGATGTTGCGACTTTTCGCGTCTCGCCGGAGCCACTCCAGGTGCTCGGCCTCGGACGCCACGTCCACACTCGGCGTCGTCAGCTCGCCCGCTAG